The Raphanus sativus cultivar WK10039 chromosome 2, ASM80110v3, whole genome shotgun sequence genome includes a region encoding these proteins:
- the LOC108839987 gene encoding uncharacterized protein LOC108839987, translated as MVRSELGRRRSLSGAEMAPAAMIYRRGCSMIPTLETIFEERSDDSKAIMGQGHRLLLLVPAIISAVSCVLLYRHDRVVRFS; from the coding sequence ATGGTCAGATCAGAATTGGGAAGAAGGAGATCTTTATCTGGAGCTGAGATGGCGCCGGCGGCCATGATTTATCGCCGGGGATGTTCAATGATTCCGACACTAGAGACCATTTTCGAAGAAAGGTCCGATGATTCAAAAGCCATCATGGGACAAGGACACCGTCTTTTACTTCTCGTTCCGGCGATTATATCGGCCGTCTCATGTGTTTTGTTGTATAGACATGACCGTGTTGTTCGATTTTCTTGA